The sequence CGTCATCACCGATCCCCCGTACAACAGCGGCGGACGCACCAGCTCCGAGCGCACCGGGCGCACCGCGCGCGCGAAGTACGTCACGAGCAACAGCGCCCACGACCTCGCCACCTTCCCCGGCGAGAACCGCGACCAGCGCTCCTACCGCTCCTGGCTGACCGAACTGCTCACCGAGGCGTACCGCGCGGCGACCGAGCACTCCGTCGCCATGGTCTTCTCCGACTGGCGCCAGGAGCCCACCACCACCGACGCCCTCCAGATGGCGGGATGGACGTGGAGCGGGACGATCTCGTGGATCAAGCCCGCGAGCCGCCCCCGCAAGGGCGGACCCAAACAGGACACCGAGTTCGTCACCTGGGGTGTCAAGGGCGCCCTCGACAACACCCGCGACCTCTACCTCCCCGGCCACTACATCGCCTCACAGCCCCGCAAGGACCGCGTCCACATCACCCAGAAACCCGTCGAGATCATGCGGCAGCTCGTCAAGGTCTGCCCCGAAGGCGGCACGGTCCTCGACCCCTTCACCGGCAGCGGCGCGACCGGCGTCGCCGCCCTGCGCGAAGGACGCAACTTCCTCGGCGTCGAACTCTCCACCCACTACGCGGACATCGCCGAACGGCGGCTGTGCGCGGAGCTGACCCAGGACGACTTCGTCCTCGCCGGGCCCGAGGAGTGAGGTCGAGAACCGGCCCGGGGCCGGCGGATCGCAGACGGCGAAGGGCGGCTGGTGCACCGTGAGCCGGTGCACCAGCCGCCCTTCCATGTGCGTCAGGCCGCTTCGAAGGCCCGCCGTATCAGCGGCTGCGCCCGCTCCAGGGTGGCGGGTGAGCCGACGCGGACCTCCAGGTCTCCCGTCCCGAGGTGGCCGATCCCGCGCATGTCGCGTGTGAAGCCCTCCTCCAGCTCGACGGTGTCGGGGTCGAGGCGCAGGTACGTGAGGATCACCTTGTGCCCGGGGCGGAACAGGACCGAGGCGATGTTCACGAGGCGCCGGTATGCGATGTAGTGCTGAAGCGGGGTGACCTCCACCTCACCCCACGCCGTGAGGGCCTCATCCAGCTCCGCGTACAGGTCCTCCAGGCACGCCGGAGCGGAGCATCGCGCCGACGGAACCGGCGCGGCGGGCGGCTTCGGTGCCCCCGCGGTCCGCTCTCTTCTGCGCTGCGTCCCGCTGGGGTGCGGCACGCCGGGTGAGGAGTGCTCCAGCAGGAGGCTCAGCAGGTCCCCGTCGAAGACGCGGTAGCGCACGAGGTCGATCCGCTCGGGGACGTTGTCCACGGCGACGCGGTCGTGGTGGGAGAAGGCCGACGCGATGCAGATCATCCGGGGGCGACGCCAGTCGATGCTCTCGGCCGCCTCCGCGCCCAGCACGTCACGGACCAGCGCCTCGAACTCGTGACGCGCCGAACGCAGCCAGGTCATGTACGAGACGGCCTGCGACAGCACGCCGCTGTCCGAGCCCTTCTTGTACTCGATCACGACCGGGGCACCGGTCTCGTCGAGCCCGAGCGTGTCGATCCGACCCCGGTGCCACGGACCCGTCGCGTACTCCGAGGCCAGGAACCGCACCCCGAGCATCGCCTCCAGCCCCGCCTCGACCCGCCGCTGAAGCTCCACCTCCAGCGCCACCGCCGAGCCCACCAGCTCCACGTCCCGCCCGTCTGCACGCCGTCGGAACACCTTCAGCTCGGCCACCAGCAGCTCCTCCCGTGATTCCTGCACGGGACCCAATCACCGGGCGGTCGCGAATATTCCACGTGCGCAAGAAGCTCCCGCCGTTGAGGTGGCGAGGCATCGCTCGTGCCTCCTACAACAGGCGGCACGAGCGCCATCTCGACGACGTGCGCATCACGATGCCGTCCCCCTCCAAGCGACTGAGGTGGTGCGAGACAGTGAGCCTTTTCCAACCTGAGGGTGTGGTCCGCCAGTTGGTCGGCTCTGCGACACGAAGAAGCTCCTGGTAGACGGTGTCACGACCAAGATCCACCGTGCCGCACAGGAGCTTGGTGTGCTTGTCTACCCGTCGGCGATCGATCTGTCCAGCGTCCATTTGCGGTACCTCGCACACCAGTTGGCGCTTCACCGCCGGGATATCGGCTCCCGGTGGCGGCGGCTGACCGCAGGTCGGCAGGCGCTGCTCGTCCTGGCCCATCTGCGCTGCGGCGACACCTACGCCCAGCTCTCCGCAGGGTTCGGCATCGGGATCGCGACCGTCTACCGATACGTGCAGGAGGCCATCGACGTCCTGGCCGCACACCCGCCGCTTCCGCCGCCTCCTCCACAGCGCAGGCCTCCGGGCGATCCGCTTCCACGACCTCCGGCATTCGACCGCCACCCTGCTCCTGGAACAAGGCGTCGACCTCGTCGTCATCAAGGAACTCCTCGGCCACGCCCGCATCGGCGTCACCGCCACCGTCTACGCCCACGTACGCCTCCGCTTCCAACGCGAAGCCATGACCGCCCTCGGCGACGCCCTCAACCGCCCCTGACCCCGCGCACGGGCACACGGCAACGGCGGCGCACACCCCTGGTGTGCGCCGCCGTTGCCGTCAACTACTGCCGTCAGGTGGAGACGTAATGCCAGATTCCGGACAGCCGGCGACCCCTCTGATTCGCTCAAGCGAATCAGAGGGGTCGCAGTCAGAAGGTGTGACCGGCTCACGAGAAGGCGCCGGTCGCGATACCTCCAATCGCGGCAGCACGCCTACCCGAACAGTCGCTCCAACACATCGAGGGCTTCCTGGATAGCCAGCGCGTCCTCGCGAGGCAATTCATGCAGATCACCCCGATCAAGAGCAACAGCATAGATCTCCTCAAGAACCCACCATTGTGAGCGAATTTCCTCGCTCAATGGAGATGTCGCGAGATTTGACGAAACCGAGTCGAGATCGTCGATCAGGCTCCGGAGCGAGATGTCTCCGGAGCGGTACTTCCGGATCGACTGACGTGCGCCTTCGCGCAACCACTGCTGCGCATCAGAACCCTCACTCACTGCTTGATCCTTCCGGAACTAACGGTGACAACCCGCCCAGTTGCGGCATCCGTAATCACCGTCACATTATTCTCCGCTTCATAGTACGCCGTCGTCCCGGCCCGCTTACCTGGCATCTTTTCGCCGACATGAATGGTGTTTTCCACCGCAGACGGCATGAGGCCGCGCTCCTGCATCCGGTCAATCGCATGTCCGGTGTAATCGCGACCTGCGATTGTTGCCGGCTCATTTGGCGAAAGATTGCGGAAGTTCGTGCCCCTCCCGCCAACCGGGGTTGTCGGGCAGTTGCCGTTGTGAACGAGTACCGGAGTCTGTCCCGCCAGCACATAGTACGTGTGCGGAGCTGCACACCAGCAGCGCACAAAATTCACAGTCTTCGAAATCTCGGTCTACAGCAGCTCAGATCTCGCAATAGATACAGCCCAGCTAACGAATGCCTCACCCACTGACTTGTCTAGAACATCTACGCCGAACTCTCCATTTGCATCCACGCGCACATGCATTAGCTCGCCTGGGCCTCCCGGGGTGAGGTCCCAAAATTCCACCACCCAGCCCTCACTCCCTTCCTTGCCGTCACTAAGCACCGCAACCTCGATCAGAGCGCCATTGTGGTCATGAAATCCCATCCGACCCAGCCCTTTCCGAAATGAACAAAAACGCGTGGCCGCCCCGAGGTGAGGCGGCCACACATTTGGTATTCGTCTAACTAGTCCCTGAACGAATGCAGCTGCCAACTTCCGCTGCCGCCAGGCTGCCTAAACTGCACTGCACCCCATGGAACATGATACTCAATGACGTTATCGCCAGCTCTGTTACTATAGCGCTGCACTGCCACCTTCGGATCATTAAGAATTCTGGCGAGTGTCTCCTGTCCGAGGTCACTCCAAGCCCACGGATTCTTCTTGCCGCTTGGCTCTGGCCATTGGCCAGAATTCGTAGAGCGACCGGCATGCTTTTTCAACTCGTGCCCTGCGCGCGAGTAATTGTTCTTGTCGGGCGCAGCTCCTCGGGCCAAAAGTTCTGCCACCGTCGGGCACGTCGAATTGTGCACAAGCACCGGAGTCTGACCCGCCAGCACATAGTACGTGTGGAAGACGTCAACGGTCAGGTTGTAGGTGCGCTGGCGCTTCTTGTAGTGCCGGGTCGCCGTGACCGTGGCCTTGTCGCCTGTGGTCGTGCGCAGGTGGGTGCCGATTTCGAGTTTGCCGGCGTCGATCCAGCCGTTTGCGTCGATTGACCAGAAGGGGTGCCCCTCCGTCGCGGTCAGAGATGCAGGGCCGTGCTTGGTGACGATTGTCAGGTCAACGAATTTTTTGTCATGTTCGGTCGTGATGGTGGCGGTGACCTTGTGTGCCTCCGACTCTCCGGTGGAAGGGTCGGTTGCTATAACTTTGTCCCCGGTTTTGACATCCTCGATCTTCTTTGTGCTGCCGTCGGCTAGTGCCACATCAGTGCCAGCAGTGAAGCTGTTCTTTCCGGATGCGCACGAAACGATCCCAGATAGACCGCTCGCCTTGGTCTTAGAACCTCTGGATTTGAACCCGCCGCGCATCTCGTTAGGCAGGCCTACATGATCGTCACCCGCCGGAATGAATCGCATTTGAACGAGACGCAGCGGATACTGGCCCCCGTTACCGCATTCCATGTCTTCACAGATTTGAAGGACGAGGTTTACCTTTTCGTTCCATTCGCTTTCGTAGTCAAATGGACCGTATTTATTGAAATTTTTCTCGAAAAGTTTTACGAATTTATTTACGAACTTCTTCAGGTTTCGAGAAGGGAGTTCAATGGTTTGCCCGGTTATCTGGTTTTTCCAGACGGGTGAGCTTTGAACCTGGCCGGAGTAATTTTCCGACTTCTCATTCATGTCGCTCAGCGGGACCGGTTCCCGGTTGGAGGCGTCTGATCCATTCAGGCCGTGGTATCTCCCGTTCTCATCCATCAGCTGCAGAATCAGGCCAGTTGGATCCGATGCGGAGACGGGGCTGTTGTTGCTGTAGCTGTACCCGTTGATCTGTTGCGGGTCGGTGAGGTCCATGACCGGGTCGACGCTGATGAATCGGCCGGTTGTGGTGTCGTATTCGCGGGCGCCGATGTGGGTGAGGTCGGTAGTGGTGTCGTCGATGCCTACGCCGAGGTAGGTGTGTTTGTCGGGCCAGTTGGTGGGTTTTGTTCCGCGTGTCTCGCCGTAGGGCTTGAATTCGCGGCGGGTGATCGCTTGGTTGCCGGTGAGTTCGACGGCGGTTGATGAGGTGCCGAGGAGGTCGGCGGGGGTGACGGTGAGGCGGTGGGCGGTGGTGGCGCCGTTGGAGGTGGAGCGGGTGACGGTGGGGGTGCCGGCCTGGCCGTAGCTGCGGGTGGCCTTGGTGATCTTCCCGCTGGCGTCTGTGGTGAGTTCGGTTTCGCCGAGGTAGAGGGTGCTGCCGGTGGTGGAGTGCTCCAGGAGGCGGTTTCCCTCGGTGTCGTAGACGTAGGTCGTCTGGGACGTGCCGACGGTCGCCGTTCGCAGTCGCCCGGCCTGGGTCCACTTCAGGTCTTGGGTGCCGGTGGGCAGGGTGCGGGTTTCGGTGTTGCCGAGGTCGTCGTAGCCGTAGGTGCTGTTCTGGCCTGTGGCGGTGGAGTTGACGGCGGTGAGGGTGTGGGGCTGGGCGAGCGTGGGGGCGCTGGTGCCGTTGCCGTTGACTTGTTTGCCGTAGGTGTAGGTGTAGGTGTTGGTGACGTTCTTGGTGGTGTCGCCGGTGTTGTGTTCGGTGAGGGTGTTGCGGTTGGCGGCCCAGTCGTACGTGAAGCTCTGCCAGTAGCCGGTGGCGCCGGTGCTGACTGTGGTCGCGGCCGGGGCCGCATTGGTGAGGGTTTCGGTGAGGGAGGTGTCAGGCGCTCCGGTGGTGTCCGCGGCGGTGTCGGAGGCGTCCGCGCCTGCCGGTCCGGAGGGTTCGGCGTTGGTCTGGTAGCCCCACTTGGTGCCGGCGGTGTTCTGGCAGCCGGTTCCCTTGCCGTTGGGGATGAGGTTGGAGGTCCAGGCGTGGACGAGTTGGCCGAGGCGGTCGTAGGTGTAGCACTGGTTGTCCCAGGTGCCGTCGCCGAACTGCCGTGCCTGGGAGGAGATGAGGCCGGAGGCGTCGTAGGAGTAGGTGCTGTCCGTGACGCGGTGAGGGCCGGCGGTCTCGCGGTCGGTCACGGTGCGCTGGAGGCGACCCGTGTGCTCGTCGATGAAGTTGGTGGTCCACAGGCGGGAGGGCTGCTTGCCGCTGACGGAGCGCAGTACTTCGCCGAAGGGCGAGTAGGTGGTGTCGGAGGTGTACCAGTCGATACCGGACGTGGATTCGGCGAGGCCGTCCTCGTCGTAACGGGTCAGGACGCGCTCGGCGGCCAGACCTCCTACAGCGGGCAGTGTGACGCTGAGGGGCTTTCCGGTGGGCGTGTAGGCGTACTGGTAGGAGTAGGCGTCGCGGTCCAGTCCCTTGGTGAGGTCGTTCTTCGGGATGACGATGTCTTTGCCGGTAGGACGGTAGGCGGCGTCATAACCGGTGACCCTGCTGACGTATTTGCTGCTGCCGTCGTAAAGAGTGGAGGACACGGGCAAGCCCAGAGCCCCTGGCAGCGTGTCGTACGTGTACTCCTTGACCGGGTCGCCGGTCTTGTCGCCTTCCCACACCTTGGTGATGCGGCCGAGGACGTCGTAATCGGTGGACGTGACCCGCCCGAGCGTGTCCGTGGCCCTGGTCTGACGTCCGGCGTCGTCGTACTCGAAGCTGCTGTCACCGGAGTCGGGGTCGGCCTGGCTCTTGAGCTGGCCAAGGGCGTTGTAGGTGTAGGTCCACTCGGTGCCGTCGGGGGCCGTGACGTGGTTGAGGTTGCCGCGCGCGTCGTACTCGTAGCCGGTGAGTCGTTTCGCGGTCGCGGCGGCGTTGACGTACTGGCGGATGGACGTGGTGCGTCCGAGGACGTCGGTGTAGGTGTCGGTGACGGGGGTGGTGGAGCCGGGCGCGTCGACCTTGGTGTAGTTGTCGCCGTAGGTGGTGTAGGTGGCGTACTTGAAGGTCTGGCCGTAGAAGGTGGAGACCTGGACGGGGCGTTCGCGTCCGTCGTAGCGGGTGCGGGTCTTGCTGGGGAGCAGGCTGTCCGAGCGTCGCTCGAACAAGTGGGTCGAGGGCTCGCCCTTGGCGAGGTAGGGACTCGTCTGCTCGTTGACGAGGCCGTGGTCGTTGTAGCTGGTGTCGGTGACGATCCGCCCGCTGCCGTGGGCCTCCGTCTGTGTCTGGACGGCGCGTTGCAGGCCGTCATAGAGAGTGACGGAGCTGCTGTAAGTGCCGTCGTCCTTCAACGTACGGGTCGTGATGGCGGCAGGTGAGGTCGTCTTGGCATCCGCCACAGCCGCCTGGTAAGCGATCTGCACGTCCGGGTTGGTGGCCGAGGCATGTTCCGGGAGCCAACCCTTGACCACGCGGCCCAGTGCGTCGTATTCGGTGCGTGTGACCCGGTTGTTGGGGTCGGTGACCGTCAGGGCGGAGCCACGGCCCGGGTCGAAGGTCGTGACGGTGGGACGGCCCATGGCGTTCAGGACCTTTGTGGAGGTTACGGGGCCTCCGTTGTCCTCCGGCTTGTCGATCGCAGGGGTGTACTGCGTCTCGGCGGTGCCTTCACCGGGCTTGCTGACGGTCCGGGTCCGACCTGCGGCGTCGTAGGTGAAAGTCGTTTTGAGGTCGCAGCACTTGCCGTCGCCGTTGCTCTTGGCAATGGTCGTGGCTTTGCCCTTGGTGGGTGCGGCCCCGTAGGTGCCGCCGTCGTAGCTGGTCTGGACAGTGCCGATCAGCCTGGTGGCCGGGTCAGCGTCGGCGGCGCCGGAGCACGGGGTCGCGGTGGTACGGACTTGCTTGGGCAGGCCGATGATCCAGCGGTCGGCCGCCGGGTCATGGACGTAGTCCGTGGTGACGCACTTTTGCTCGCTGAGGGTTTCACCCCCAGGCTTCGGCTTGACGACGGACGTCTCCATCTTGACTGGCAGCCCGTAGGTGTCCTCGACCTCGGTCGTGGTACGCACGGCTTCCCACGTGGTGCCGACGGTCCTGATGGCGTCGGTGCGCTTGATCCCTGAGCGGTACGACTTCAGGGGCGGGAGGTCCGTGCCGTCTTCGCTCTCGCGCTCGCGGGAGGCTGTCTGCTTGAGCCAGGGGTAGTTCAGGGTGCGCTGGACGACTCGCCCGTCGGTGCGGTCGTAGGTGATCGCCTCCGCCGCAGTGCCTGCGAAGGGCTCGGCGTCGTCATCGGTGAGGGTGTACGTGCCGGTGGAGTCCTTGACCGTGCCGCCTGTGCCCTGGAAATACCGGGTGGTCTGCGTCGACTGGGCCTGGGGGTCGCCGGCCTTGACGTTGCCCTTCTTCCCCTTGGTCGTCGTGACACTGCGGTATCCGCGCCAGTCGCTGTACGTGCGCAGCGACGGCTTGCTGAACTCGTCGTCGCTCTTGGCCCAGGCCGGGTCCTTGTAGGTGTACTGCGTGTAGACGGGGTCGCCGTGTGCGGCCACCTTGTCCGTCTCCACGACGGAGGCGACGACGTACTTGTTGAACCACGCCTTCGCGGGCTTCTTCTCCTCGCCGTCCGGCGACCAGCGCACCGGGAAGCAGGTGCCGTTCTTGCTCTCGGCGTCCGAGGCGGGCTCGGCGGAGCAGCCGCCCGTGTACTGGACCTCGATGTCACCGCCGTCGGGGGTGGAGACGATCCCGATGCGCGGGCGGGTGAACGGGGGCCGCTGGTCCTTGGGGCCGCTGGTGACGAGGTTGGGGAGCTGGCGGTCCAGGAGCCTGCTGTGCAGAGGGTCGCGGCTGCCGACCGTGTATGCGGTGAAGCTGACGCCGGAGGCGGAGTCCAGGGTTCCGGTGCTGTCGCCTGGGGCGTAGCCGCGGTGGGTGATGGAGTTCAGCCACAGGCCGGGCGCGCTGTCGTACCACTCCTCGGGGAAGGACTGGTTGAGCTTCCAGCTGTCGACCTTCCCGAGGGCGCTCTGCCCCGGGCGGGCGGCCTTGGTGGTGATGGTGTCCAGGCGCATCTGCGTCCAGAACGACGGAAAGCTCGGGCACAGGTCCGAAGTCGACTTGCAGTTGAGGCTGCCGGGGGTGTCCCACCAGTAGCGGTAGGCGCCGGGGTCGTCCGTCTTGGCGAAGTTCGCGGACGCGCACAGGGTGGCCGACTCCAGGCACCGCTGCGCGGCGGTGAACTCGATGGTGGCAGCGGGCTTCGTCAGGTCCGCCCGCATCCCGTACTCGATGGAGGCCGGGTAGGCGGAACGGTCGTACTGTTCAGGGGACTTGTACTTCTTCCGGGCGCTGTAGTAGTTGGTCTCCTGCTTCCAGTTGACCACCGTCGTGTTGCCGTGCAGGTCGACGATCTTGTCGAGGCCCCACCGCCATGCCTGCTGCTTGCCGCTGCCGCACCGGGAGTCGGCGAAGGAGTCCTGGTGGCAGGGCTCGCCGGGGTGGTTGCCGAACACGGGGACGGTGGAGACGGAGTCCGTGGTGGCGTGCCCGCCGCCGACCGCGTTCAGGCCGTAGTAGTAGTCCGTTCCGTCGGTGGTCGTGACAACCCAGTACTCGCCGTCGTTGTCGTCATTCGTGCCGCCCGTGCGCAGTTCGACGCGGGTGCCGTCGTCCTGCTGGGGACGGTAGACGTCCCCGTTCGCGCCGACCTTGACGAGTTCCGTGTTCTTCCCGTTCAGGGACATCACCGCGTTGTCCGACACCCAGCACAGGTCACCGGTCTTGTCGCTCTTCGCCGTGTTGTTCGGGGTTCCGGCGTTCAGCTTCTTCGTATCGTCCGAGCAGGAACGGTAACGGCGCTCGATGTGGCCCGGGTCGTACCCCCAGCCCTCACCGATCCACGACGACTGCGGCGAAGCGATCGCCGTCTTCCCGTCGACCTCCTGCGAGTTGTACGAAAGGGAGACCTGCGGGGTGGGCCCGGCGGGCGCCGGCGGAGTGGTGAGGGGGTAGGACCAGGCGAACGCGCCGGACGAGTTGCCCGCCGACCATTTCCCGCTCGACGCCAACGGCGTTGCCTTGAACGTTCCCCCGGGGCCGCTGCCGGAGTCGACGGCACCGACTACGGCCGAGGAACCCGAGGCGGTGGCCGAACTGATCGCCGTCTTCGCCCACTGCGCGGAGACGCCTTGCGTGACGAGGGGTGTGTTCGGGCGGGGCGCGACGGTGGCGGTGACCGTCTTCGTCAGGGTGTCGTTGGCGGTCTCCAGCTCCTCGTACTGCCGGCACTCCTCGACGTCCGGCGTCGTCCGGAAGCAGTCCGGGAACTGCACCAGCCGCAGCCGCGAGGCCCAGTCGGCACCGTAGAGATTCTGGAACTTCGCGTAATCGAGCTCGACCGACACCGCAACGGCATCCGCCGAAGGAGCATCGACCTGGAGGACGGCCCCGTCAACGCCCTGCTCGACCACGTCGGTGCGCGCGTCCAGGCTGACCTGCCAGGTGCCGGTGGGCGCGGGCTGGTCGGGAGCCTGTCCCAGCTTCACCGGCAGCGAGCCCACCGGTACCGCGTCAGTCGCCGCTTGGGCCGACAAGGTGCGAGCGGCGCTACCGGAGAAGGTCACCGTGCCCGAGCCTGCCGCAGGTGGTGTCGCCGTTCCCGAGGGCGCCTCGTGCTGGTCGTCGGGGACCTCGGCCTTCAGCGAGTCCAGGTTGACGTCGAAGGTCCCGCCGTCCACGGGCTTGTCCTGCTTCAGCTTCTCCAGTACCAACTCATCGCGACCCACCTCGGCCTGATCAGGACTCGGTGGCACCGCGAGAGCCTGCGCCGGCAACAGCCCGAGGACCAGCGCCACACCGAGGACCGTCCTGGTGGCACGACGTGATGGACGGCGATGCGCGCGCCGCGATTGACCGAACACTGGCGGAAGTCCCCTCGGACCGTGGGAGCGAGACCAGACGGTCACGCGGGAGACAGCAGATGCCCGAGATTTTGTGACGCTCAAGTGAAGATCCGCTACCTGTGCAGCCTCTGTGTGAACATCATCACGCACTAAATCGTGACTTCACTTTCCAGTCGCGATTTCTGTGCCCAAAGCGGCCAAACCCATTCGCACGGTGCAGTTAGTAAGGCATCAGGCATTCACTCCTCAAGGGCCCTTAATGCCCCTGCGATGAGGAGATTCATGTCTATTGATGTGCATTCAGTGCCCCTGTGCAGGGTGCGGACTTCATGCGGCCCATCCCGGCGTCCATGAAGAGCGGGCAATCTAATGCCCGTGATCGCGTATTTCATGTGTGGAGATTCCGTGACCTGCGGTGCGGTGGCGGGGCATCATCAGCACGCTGACCGCGCTCATCACTGCCCCCGGCATGCGAGGCCGGCGCGTCGCACAGCCGTGCCGGGTCGTTGTGACCAGGCCCCAAGGGGAGGAACACGTACCGTTGTTGTCACAACGACAGAGGCACCGCAGGCGCGGCGCCCTCGCAGCCGGCGGACTCGCCGCCGCGATCCTCGCCTCAGGGCTCACCTACGCCGGGCTCCACGACGACCCCGCGCAGTCGGCCGACGCGCCCGCCCGGCCCCCGAAGGCCGCACCCCGCACGGTCGACGCGGCTGTCGCCGCCGCTTCCCGCACCGGGAAAACCGTCGAGGTGACGGCGCTGCGTACGCCCACCTCCACGACGTGGGCGCGTCCCGATCACCTGATGGAACGCCGCATCACACCGGTGCCGGTCAGGGTGTTCAAGGACGGCGAGTGGAAGCCCATCGACGCCACGCTCACGCGCACGAAGAGCGGCTGGGAGACCAAGGCGACCAGCGCCCGCATATGGTTCTCACCCGGCGGGCGCGGCGAGGGCAAGCGGTCGTCCCGGTCGGTGCGCCGCGTGCCCCTGCTCCAGCAGGCGGCAGCGGCTGACGCCGAGCCCCAGACCCCGCTGGCGTCCCTCGACGTCGGCGACCACACGGTCCAGTTGACGTGGCCCGGTGCCGTTCCGACGCCCATCGTGGACGGCTCCCGCATCCTCTACCCCGAAATCCTCCCCGGCGCCGACCTCGTCCTGACCGCCGACGACGGAGGATTCGCGCAGCTCCTGGTCGTCAAGAACCGTGCGGCCGCCGCTGACGCGCGCGTGCGCCAGCTCTCGTACGGCCTGACGTCGAGCACCCTCGTCTTCCGCATCGACCCCCTCTCCGACATCGTCTCGGCCGAGGACAAAAACGGCGACGAGGTCGCCTTCTCTCCCTCGCCCGTCATGTGGGACAACGCCGGCATGCCGGCGGTGACCGACGGCCAGGTGGGTGCGAGCGCGCAGCCCTCCACTGCCGAAAGCCTTCCCCCTACCTCCTCCGCGGCCCCCGAGGAAAGTGCCACCCCCACCCCGGAAGAGGAGACGGAGGTGGAGACGGACGAGCAGACCGACACGAACCCGGAGGTGCTCCCAAGCTCCAGCGACGAGCCGGCCCCCTCCTTGTCGGAAGCCCCCCCGCCTTCTGTTCCGGCGGAGCCGACCGCCGCCCCGAGCCAGTCCGGCAGCGCGGCGACCCTCGGCCTGCCCTCGCTGGACGGCCCCGGCCCCGACAGTCACGGCTCCCTCGTGGACGCCGACCTGGTCGGGGACCAGTGGCTCATCAAGCCGGACGCGGACTTCCTGGACGCCGACGACACCGTGTACCCGGTCTTCATCGACCCCTCGGTCACCAAACAGCTCAAGAGCTGGACGACTGCCTACAGTCGTTTCCCGAAATCCACGTTCTACAACGGCCGCAACTTCAACAAGGGCGGAACTCACGAGGCGCGCGTGGGCTTCGAGTCCGACACCTGGGGAACGTCCCGCTCCTACTTCAACATGGACTTCGGGTCGGACCTGAAGGGCGTCAAAATGGAGGACGCCACGTTCCGTCTCCTGGAAACGTATTCCTGGTCGTGCAGCGCCCGCTCCATGAGCGTGCACGTCACCGGAAAGATCGGGTCGAAGACCAACTGG comes from Streptomyces sp. Tu6071 and encodes:
- a CDS encoding polymorphic toxin-type HINT domain-containing protein, translated to MFGQSRRAHRRPSRRATRTVLGVALVLGLLPAQALAVPPSPDQAEVGRDELVLEKLKQDKPVDGGTFDVNLDSLKAEVPDDQHEAPSGTATPPAAGSGTVTFSGSAARTLSAQAATDAVPVGSLPVKLGQAPDQPAPTGTWQVSLDARTDVVEQGVDGAVLQVDAPSADAVAVSVELDYAKFQNLYGADWASRLRLVQFPDCFRTTPDVEECRQYEELETANDTLTKTVTATVAPRPNTPLVTQGVSAQWAKTAISSATASGSSAVVGAVDSGSGPGGTFKATPLASSGKWSAGNSSGAFAWSYPLTTPPAPAGPTPQVSLSYNSQEVDGKTAIASPQSSWIGEGWGYDPGHIERRYRSCSDDTKKLNAGTPNNTAKSDKTGDLCWVSDNAVMSLNGKNTELVKVGANGDVYRPQQDDGTRVELRTGGTNDDNDGEYWVVTTTDGTDYYYGLNAVGGGHATTDSVSTVPVFGNHPGEPCHQDSFADSRCGSGKQQAWRWGLDKIVDLHGNTTVVNWKQETNYYSARKKYKSPEQYDRSAYPASIEYGMRADLTKPAATIEFTAAQRCLESATLCASANFAKTDDPGAYRYWWDTPGSLNCKSTSDLCPSFPSFWTQMRLDTITTKAARPGQSALGKVDSWKLNQSFPEEWYDSAPGLWLNSITHRGYAPGDSTGTLDSASGVSFTAYTVGSRDPLHSRLLDRQLPNLVTSGPKDQRPPFTRPRIGIVSTPDGGDIEVQYTGGCSAEPASDAESKNGTCFPVRWSPDGEEKKPAKAWFNKYVVASVVETDKVAAHGDPVYTQYTYKDPAWAKSDDEFSKPSLRTYSDWRGYRSVTTTKGKKGNVKAGDPQAQSTQTTRYFQGTGGTVKDSTGTYTLTDDDAEPFAGTAAEAITYDRTDGRVVQRTLNYPWLKQTASRERESEDGTDLPPLKSYRSGIKRTDAIRTVGTTWEAVRTTTEVEDTYGLPVKMETSVVKPKPGGETLSEQKCVTTDYVHDPAADRWIIGLPKQVRTTATPCSGAADADPATRLIGTVQTSYDGGTYGAAPTKGKATTIAKSNGDGKCCDLKTTFTYDAAGRTRTVSKPGEGTAETQYTPAIDKPEDNGGPVTSTKVLNAMGRPTVTTFDPGRGSALTVTDPNNRVTRTEYDALGRVVKGWLPEHASATNPDVQIAYQAAVADAKTTSPAAITTRTLKDDGTYSSSVTLYDGLQRAVQTQTEAHGSGRIVTDTSYNDHGLVNEQTSPYLAKGEPSTHLFERRSDSLLPSKTRTRYDGRERPVQVSTFYGQTFKYATYTTYGDNYTKVDAPGSTTPVTDTYTDVLGRTTSIRQYVNAAATAKRLTGYEYDARGNLNHVTAPDGTEWTYTYNALGQLKSQADPDSGDSSFEYDDAGRQTRATDTLGRVTSTDYDVLGRITKVWEGDKTGDPVKEYTYDTLPGALGLPVSSTLYDGSSKYVSRVTGYDAAYRPTGKDIVIPKNDLTKGLDRDAYSYQYAYTPTGKPLSVTLPAVGGLAAERVLTRYDEDGLAESTSGIDWYTSDTTYSPFGEVLRSVSGKQPSRLWTTNFIDEHTGRLQRTVTDRETAGPHRVTDSTYSYDASGLISSQARQFGDGTWDNQCYTYDRLGQLVHAWTSNLIPNGKGTGCQNTAGTKWGYQTNAEPSGPAGADASDTAADTTGAPDTSLTETLTNAAPAATTVSTGATGYWQSFTYDWAANRNTLTEHNTGDTTKNVTNTYTYTYGKQVNGNGTSAPTLAQPHTLTAVNSTATGQNSTYGYDDLGNTETRTLPTGTQDLKWTQAGRLRTATVGTSQTTYVYDTEGNRLLEHSTTGSTLYLGETELTTDASGKITKATRSYGQAGTPTVTRSTSNGATTAHRLTVTPADLLGTSSTAVELTGNQAITRREFKPYGETRGTKPTNWPDKHTYLGVGIDDTTTDLTHIGAREYDTTTGRFISVDPVMDLTDPQQINGYSYSNNSPVSASDPTGLILQLMDENGRYHGLNGSDASNREPVPLSDMNEKSENYSGQVQSSPVWKNQITGQTIELPSRNLKKFVNKFVKLFEKNFNKYGPFDYESEWNEKVNLVLQICEDMECGNGGQYPLRLVQMRFIPAGDDHVGLPNEMRGGFKSRGSKTKASGLSGIVSCASGKNSFTAGTDVALADGSTKKIEDVKTGDKVIATDPSTGESEAHKVTATITTEHDKKFVDLTIVTKHGPASLTATEGHPFWSIDANGWIDAGKLEIGTHLRTTTGDKATVTATRHYKKRQRTYNLTVDVFHTYYVLAGQTPVLVHNSTCPTVAELLARGAAPDKNNYSRAGHELKKHAGRSTNSGQWPEPSGKKNPWAWSDLGQETLARILNDPKVAVQRYSNRAGDNVIEYHVPWGAVQFRQPGGSGSWQLHSFRD